tcggtttggttttctttttcttcttgggCCCTTTAGCTTCCGTTGACGCATCCTTTACCTCTTTCTGTCCATCCTTCACCGCCACATCAATAAGGGATTCGTTCTTCTGCAACTCAAACCGATCTATCAGCACGCGAACACTGGCGACCACTTTCGGTTCTGCATAAAATCgggcgatcgcgcgatcggaCACCGccgtcagctgctgctcgccggCCGCATCTTTCCGTAGCTGAAACCGTATTACATCCTTCACTAATTGAGATGTACCCAACGTTTTGATGTGCTTCGATAAGGCTTCGGCGGTTTCCAGTTTCTTGGTAGCTCGGCGATTACCGCTGCTCGCCTCCACTTTACCGGCCCAAAGTTTGCGATCGCGAAGCAGTTTCCGGATGATGTTGGTGCGTGTCTTTTTCACTAAGGTACGAAGCTTGGAAACCTACAAGGGGTGATGGAATGGTTATTTCGGAAGTGTTTTGGAATATCCCTATTAATTTTTACCTCCAAACGCAGCGCTTTATTGCCCATTTTTGAGGGAATTTTTGTGAACTCAAAAACGTGTTTTTCTTCGGCGAGAGGTTTGTTTACGTTCCGCGGCATGTTTGACAAGCGTTACCTTCGTTACGCGTTACGCTGTGCTAGAGCTCTGCGATTCGTTCAAAGCGGTCGTTGTTCAACTTCGTTCAACGTTGTTGTTAACGTTTATTTTATAAATTCATTGCGAACACCGTTAGTGTGCCAAGGTAAGGCAAGTCGGATTGTTCAGGTATTCACCCGTATCCTGCAGCACACCATCCGGGGCGCAACGGAAAGGATCGTTCGTTACTTCGAGCCACTTCTGCAGACGATCGTGCAGCTGCTGGAATGTTTCCTTCATGCTGCTCTTCCCAAACAGGTTCCTCGATTCCGTTGGATCCATCTTCAAATCGTACAGCTCCCACTCCGGACGCTGATAGTACGATCGCAGCGTTTTGTACCACGGGACGGGCTGTTTCGCGAGTGTTCGATTGAGAATGTCCTGGAACGTGGGCGACACGTAAAAGTCCTGATCGATCGGGAACGGTAGCTGATAGTTGATGTTGTGGATCAGTTTGTAGCGCTTTGTGCGGATTGCACGCATGGGATAGGTCATGGTGATCTCGTGGAAGCTCTGGCTAGCGAACACGGCATCATCTGGCTCGTCGTTCGAGTGGTGgtttgctgccgtgggctcATGGAACAACAAAGGCAGCAGACTTCGACCCGTTAGAGAAGCGGGTAGAGGGTGTGAAACGTTGAACCACTCGAGGAACGTTGGCACAAGATCCAGGTGGCTCGTCATTGAGTAGGTGACCTCATTCCGACGCGATCCTTTCTCGGGTGATCGCATAAACATTGGTTCTGCCATGCCGGGATCGTACAGGTTCGTGCGGGCCGCCGGCAACGGTGGTCCATTATCCGAAGTGTACACTACGAGCGTATCCTCTTCGAGTCCGGCGTCTTGCAGCTCCTTCAGTACCAGTCCCACGCCTTGATCGAGCCTTGAAATGGTCGTATATTGAGCGGCCACATCATAGCGAGCAGGTTGCGTGTCCGGTACGTAGTACGGAAGATCGATCTGATCCCACACGTAGTAAATCGGATGCCAATCTGGGATCAGTCCCATACCTTCCTCTCCCGAACCCCACCGCTCGCAGAAGCTTCCATACTGGGGCGTGATGTGCCCGCAACGATGGGGATCATGGAAGGAAACCATGAGGAAGAACGAATCGTTGGCCGCTGCCTTGCCCTGCTGCAGGAACTCTCGTACAAACAGTTTTATCTGTGTGATGTTACGGCCAACCTGATTGATCGGATACTGTTCCTCGGTACGCTCGTAGTCGAATTGATAGGCCGAATTTGGTCCGATGTGCTTCTTGCCGATCAACCCCGTTCGAATGCCGTGCTGTGCGAGGATTGTAGAGATACTGCGAACCTTCGGGAGTGAGTTGAAGTTGTGCACCCCATTGTGCAATCCGTACTGGCCATTCTGGTGCTCCGGCATGCCCGTAAGGATCGCCGCACGAGACGGTGAACAGCTGCTCACGGAAGCGTACGCGTTGTTGAAGATCAAACTCTCTTTGGCCAACGCATCGAGGTACGGCGTTTGGACGATCCGGTTCCGATATGCTCCCATCTCgaatccaccatcatcagctggaGGAAGCGTTTGCGATTTTATTGATCCTGAAGTCCTGTGGCTGTCGTGTAATCACTTACCGAGTAGAAGTAACACATTTTTGGCCTCTAAAGAAGTGGCCAAGAGACTCACAAAAAGGAACAGCTGCGTTCCCAGCGACATCGTTTTTCGGTTTGCGGTGCGCAGATTAATTTACCGTTAGGCCGATGCGGGGGTTTATGAGGTCCACGACACCGAGTTTCACCTTTCACTTTTCAAAGTTCACAAGCTCCGCACTGTAGGATCCACAAGTCAAAAGCGTTACGTCTGGCAAAGCGTTACTAACGTAACGATTCGTTGGCAGGTGGGGTTGTCAAAACATTGTCTCAACgtagtaaaaaaaacacacgtaaaacaaactaaaacaCTTAAAAACTACGTAGTAACTACCCTCCGCCTCGCAGAATTCTGCTTTGGTGACTAGGCTGCATGTATTTTGTTGTGGTTAATTAGGAAAACCCCGCCTGTGAGTGTGTTTACCATCGCCAAAAGCAAGTTTCGAGCCGCAAGATTCTCGACAGAAAAGTAAAGAACTCGTAGTGCAAAGCAGTCCGTAAAAATGTCGGAGTCGTACGGTACGTGTTGTGTTTGGTGCGCTGGTGCATGTAAAATATTCACATTCTTCGCTCATCTTTCTACCATTTCCGGTGCAATCTCTGGCTTGTCTTTGTCTCACCCGATGACTCGGAATCATGTATTACAGATTATCTCTTCAAGTTTCTCATTATCGGACGGGCGGGCAGCGGAAAGTCTTGCCTGCTGCACCAGTTCATCGACAGCAAATGTAAGTTACATGCACCCTTGGATGGTGATGACCCGCTtttgcggtgcgtgcggtgtGTAACAGTTCGCGATGGTTCAAGGCGAACGCCCAGAGGCAGTGGACCAAATCCCCTCGTTTCGCGATTGCGATAGAACCGGCGACCGAACTGTTCGCTGGATCGTCCATCCTAATCCCCTCGATGTGAAAGGTTATTCAAAACATGATGGTCTCTTGGCCTCTTTGCTATCTCTTCCATCTCTCCCATCCGGCATCAGTCAAGGAAGACAGCTCGCACACGATCGGGGTCGAGTTTGGTTCGCGCATCGTAAACGTCGGCGGAAAGTCGATCAAGCTGCAGATCTGGGATACGGCCGGACAGGAGCGTTTCCGGTCGGTGACGCGCTCGTACTATCGAGGTGCCGCAGGGGCACTGCTCGTGTACGACACGACTTCGCGTGATAGCTTCAATGTGCTGTGGAACTGGCTGAACGATGCCCGGACACTGGCCAGCCAGAACATTTGTATTCTGCTCGTCGGCAACAAGAAAGATCTGGAGGAGGAGCGCGAAGTTACATTCCTAGAGGCAAGCAACTTTGCGCAGGAGAACGAGCTTATCTTTCTCGAGACGAGCGCCAAAACGGGCGAGAATGTGGAGGAAGCGTTCCTGAAATGCTCGAAAACGATCCTGGCGAAGATCGAAACGGGTGAGCTGGATCCGGAACGCATCGGCAGCGGCATTCAGTACGGTGATGCATCGACGAGgaatgctgccggtggtgccgcggCCGGAGGACAAACGCCGAGAAGCCGACTACGACCAGACAACTGCCCCGGTGGTAGCTGTCGGTCGTAGAGGGGGTGATTTTGCTGAAGTAGAGACGAACtacgcaggaggaggaggatacgTTGGTAATACGTTGGTAATTATGACAAACCATTTCGGGCTCTTAATTGGATTCGCCTTTTCATTCCTGCGCGGAGAGCACGGAACACACAATACGCtgcgaaagggaaaagcatcgaaagcgaagcgaagagatCGATTCGTTTATCATTCCCATTTGCGGCAGAGTGCACCGCATCAAGGGAGAAACTTACTGGATTATTGGCCTCCCGTTGAAGCGACATTGTCTATGAGCCAAACACGAGCTCGAATCTCAAAAACCGTGCTAACAACACTAATCACCAAGGTCGCCGCGGAACGATGAAGGAGAATTAGAAAAAGGAACTGATAAGACGCAAAAGTTCAGTATTCCATCGTATATTAACATGAAATACTTATTTGACACGACATTTCGGTAATTTAGGCGCATCAATTGAGTTACTCCTGTGTAAAACCTTCTCGTTATCGCTTGTGCTTGCTTCTATTGTTTGATATTATAAGTGAATCTTCGTGCGCTTAGTTTATTGGCCTTTCTTGGTCATTAACTTGTCCACAGCTGAGCAGCTCAACCCCCAAGAACCGTGTGTCGCTGCAGATTCTTGGTACCTACAGGTTTTGTTTGGTCAAATTCCCGGCGACTGTCTCttcgagatttttttttgcatttttgtttgttgcttttattacacacatcacacactgTGGCTTTGTTGTGCGTGTTCTTACCTTGTTTGTTTTACCAAACTTTATCACCAAACTTATTGTGCTGATGGTATCGATGTATgtcggtgtacgtgtgtgtgtgtgtgtctcctttTGTGCtgtgcaatcgatcgatgctacTACTACGTGATCACATACGCGCTCGTTCGCATGGGTGGAGGTTATCATCGGttataaaacaaattaaattaggACCACGACagaggtagagagaaagagagaaggtagTAATCAGAAGATAGAAGTTAGAATGTACTGTACTATTAAGGTGCCTGGAACCGCGAGAAAACTAAAGGAGTGGGCTTAGAGGGGTGAATGAGTGGGATGCAAAAACAAGAGAATGGCCGTGTGCTGTGAGTGAGATATATGAAGCTGATGAATGAGATGAACGAGCTAAAAATCCCCTTTTTCCAATGTGAGCGCTAAAAAAAGGACTAACTCAGTTTCAGtccctcttcccttctcctTATCAAACATTCTTAGCTGTTCAATGTTAAGTGACAGAAACGATCGATTTATACTGTAGCATTAGTGCACTGGCAGAGTGCAATCGTTGAAACCGCTCTGCTCTGGGGCCGTCGAGAGCTAACTAAACCATTTAAATGCCTAGAAAGTAAttgtaaagaaaagaaacagaaaacgaaTAACAACACAAAGATTCATACACGGAATAGAGCCTGAAACATGATTGCAGGTGCATATTAGGAGCATATATTTGACAAAGAGGTGGGCGATGTTTAAATGAAACGAATAAATATCTCGAATCCATGTAACAGTCGTCCGAACACCATTAAACCCCTTCGTGATGACAAAGTTGCTCGGATCCGTTATTCCACGGAATATTCAACTGAAAGCAAAGGCTGGAGGAAGTGGGGTTCGTTGTGGTGAGAATACGTCTGGTGAAATAGTGAGGgagctttttcttcttctaaaaaagtcgagttaagaACcaaaaaagtcgagttaagaACCAAAAAattatcgttttttatttcgttcgttgtatcgtttatcTCGTTTTTTATATCGACTGATCGTTTCAAAACTCATCAAACTCATCAGGCCTTCTTTTTAGAATAAAAATTGAAAGTAGACTTTTCCTACCTGAAAGTGGAGTTTTCACTATAAAATTCGCCGTTTAATCCTTTttcgacacaaaaaaacgccGATACTGGGGGATGATTAATGATCCTCGCGCTTTAAAAAAAGCCGTTGCGTGTGGTCAAACCAGAGGGCTGGTGTCAAGACCCGGAGCACCGTTTGGgcggaagcagaaaacgacTTCACGACTGAAACGACTGAAACTTGGAACTTCTTCGCCGTTACGACGACACTAGATTAGTTTATTGGGTGtttccacaaaaaagaacaacttaCAGGCGCAACCTACGAACTGTCATGGACGTCGCCTAGGTCAACAAACGTCTTTGAGGCGTTGTGCCTTTTCTGTGCTGGTCCAATCTTCAGCTTCCACATTAAgttcttgtttgcttgctcaCCACCGCAGGAGTGGATTTTGAGAACGTTCAGCCTTCCGCAGGTCATTTGGCAGGAGCTAGCGAGACGCGAATTTTGGTCACTCTGGTTCCTCTAGCAAAGTTGTGGCGGCTCAATGCAAAGCGGTCAATAGCCTAGCTGTTCATTTTCCTAGCTTCGTCCTTGCTTTTAGGCAGTTTCCGTAGACCTTACACTGATAATTTCTTTAAACCTACCTCATTAACtaactacctacctacctcacTAGAAActaactacactacactaactAATCGATCTGGCGCCCCGTTTCACCAAGACGGCGAAGGCACTTTCGGAGACGGTACTGCTTCCGGAAGCGGTGCAAGTAGCCCAGCAGCGACTAGCAACCTCTGCCGGGATAACGACATTTTTGGTTTGAACGGACAGCTCAGGAAACCGTACACGACTCTGTCCGGAGGACCACAATCCCGTGGTGCCCCCCGCAACtcgaaaatgaaccaaaatgaattTGACGCCTGAGtcgtcaagtaacgcctgacgggaatagacACCTCAGTTAGAAccaaataaaatttaaaaaggtggaaacaaaaatcaaaccgGCGAGTACGAGAAGATAGTTAATATCGTACAGATATTCTTCTCTGCCTCTAAATATCAGATATTCTACTCTGCCAAGATTGCAAAAGACATACATCATTACAAAGTAGTAAAACGATTAATCCTGCAATCGATCCGTACTTGCTACTTATCAACGAGATTAATTGTTATCAATATAATTATCACATCTACCTActtcaatcaatttttattATTGCAGGTGACATTCAAGTACTTCTTCAAAAAGGCTGGATCCTAGACTGCAATACGCTTACCCAGTGCACGTTGAGAACCTCTTCTGCAGGTGCCACGAGAAGGCTGATGATCGCGAATCTCCTGGTCTCGGTGCTAGATAACGCTCGTCCAGCATCCTTTGCTACATACCAGAGCGCCTGATACACGCTTCTCTCTCAGTTGCAGCACATGATTATATTTGAATGAAGCTTGAATCAACAGGGCAATCCCCACCGCATGGTTTCGaaacggtctctctctctctgctgttcTCTCGCGGAGAGTCGTACCGTCCTCTCCATTGCCGTGGCGCTGCTGCCTGTGCATGTTGTTGCTCCTTGGGGAGTCGGTACCCCATCGTGGTACTTCGGTGGAGCTAGTGGAGCCGTCTGTTTTTTTCAGATTGTTCTTCAGTTTTCTCTCGTCTGCGTGCCGGTTCGGACGTGCTGCTAGCTCGCGTGGCCAGCGGTTCGTGGTAGCATAGCTCGCACCATCATCTTTCGGGTAGTTTGCGTTCGCGACACTGATCCGCTCTTGTTATTATTACTACGGATGCTTGGCGGTGCTTTCGGCTTTTTTGGCTGCTCCTGCGTAGCTGTattatcgtttcgttttcccttCGTTCGTGTCTCGTAGTACCGGGCTACACGGCTGCCAAAATTCTGTGCCGTGACAaagcgcgctcgcgcgcgctctttctctcaagCGCAGCCTCACCCGGCCGTGATCTGTTGATTTTCGGGTGTGATCTTTGGtgtgaagaaggaaaaaatcaTCGCGAACGCCGGTTCCATTCAACAGCGGTAACACACGCGCTGGAacgcgagatagagagagaaccaTTCCCCAAACCCCCCTTCGTCCAACCACGACCCATCCCGTCGAATGATCTAATATGTTGCCGATAAATTTTTGGCGAAAGTGAGCATCAGTAGTGTGTTGCTTAGTGTATTCCGTGGTGCCCAAAGATGCAAAGCAGGCCGGTCGGGCTTAAGAGAATAGCGAGTCTGGGATCCCAGTAGTCTGGGCAGCGTTTAGTGTTCGTTTAAAGTCGTTCCATTGGGCTCCATTGCATGTAGTGCGTGAAGAAAGCATCGCGACCGCGTGAAGGTGCAGGGAGCCAGAGACACTCTTCGGCCTTGTCAAGGCTGTTGGCGACTCGGTGGCGGCATTTGTTCAAACAGAAGCTGGTTGAGGCAGCGCGCTGTTACGTCGGCTACCGTGCGGGCTGGAATGGGGAATGGTGTGTAATCGGCGTGAAGTCCCCTGAGTGTTCCCTCGAGCGTCCCCATCGTTCGCTGTGTAGCAAGTGTACTGAGTGCAGAGATCGTCCAGGCAGGTTGAACACAGCGTGTGCAGTGCCCGAGTGTCTCAGTGTGACCAGTGTCTCTCGTTTGGCCGGTTCCCGTCAGCGTTTTCGGTTGGCTAGCGCTCTGTTGACATTAACGTTGGCGGTTTTGCAGACTGGATCAGGGTCGGTACTGGATCAGGAGCAGCCCTAATAAGTAAGGTAAGTGCACCAAAAGCAGATTAGGGGGGTACTTAGTAATCTTCTAGTGGAAGAAATTCACCTGGGCATAGGTTGCTTAGTCCATTTGGTCGCTATTGGACTACCGTGGCTTTACCTAGAAGAGGCCGCGGTGTATGCTCGCGTTAGGTTTCCAGCGGTGGAGGCATCGAGCCGTCTTCGCCCGCACCAGATCCTTCTTCAGAAGCTGGCCGTTTGGCCGCCAGTTTTCGTTTTCACCGCGCAAATTCGCCTTCCGCTTTGACCGAAACAGGTTTGTCCAGGTCGGTTACCGTCGAAGCGGTTGCCACGGTCCTCAAGGGGGCAACGGCGAACTTGATCTAAGAAAAGCGACCCGGTACGACCTGTACGTGTTGCGCGGGGCTACGCATACGCGTGT
The sequence above is a segment of the Anopheles darlingi chromosome 2, idAnoDarlMG_H_01, whole genome shotgun sequence genome. Coding sequences within it:
- the LOC125950187 gene encoding N-sulphoglucosamine sulphohydrolase isoform X2 yields the protein MSLGTQLFLFVSLLATSLEAKNVLLLLADDGGFEMGAYRNRIVQTPYLDALAKESLIFNNAYASVSSCSPSRAAILTGMPEHQNGQYGLHNGVHNFNSLPKVRSISTILAQHGIRTGLIGKKHIGPNSAYQFDYERTEEQYPINQVGRNITQIKLFVREFLQQGKAAANDSFFLMVSFHDPHRCGHITPQYGSFCERWGSGEEGMGLIPDWHPIYYVWDQIDLPYYVPDTQPARYDVAAQYTTISRLDQGVGLVLKELQDAGLEEDTLVVYTSDNGPPLPAARTNLYDPGMAEPMFMRSPEKGSRRNEVTYSMTSHLDLVPTFLEWFNVSHPLPASLTGRSLLPLLFHEPTAANHHSNDEPDDAVFASQSFHEITMTYPMRAIRTKRYKLIHNINYQLPFPIDQDFYVSPTFQDILNRTLAKQPVPWYKTLRSYYQRPEWELYDLKMDPTESRNLFGKSSMKETFQQLHDRLQKWLEVTNDPFRCAPDGVLQDTGEYLNNPTCLTLAH
- the LOC125950217 gene encoding ras-related protein Rab-4B, with product MSESYDYLFKFLIIGRAGSGKSCLLHQFIDSKFKEDSSHTIGVEFGSRIVNVGGKSIKLQIWDTAGQERFRSVTRSYYRGAAGALLVYDTTSRDSFNVLWNWLNDARTLASQNICILLVGNKKDLEEEREVTFLEASNFAQENELIFLETSAKTGENVEEAFLKCSKTILAKIETGELDPERIGSGIQYGDASTRNAAGGAAAGGQTPRSRLRPDNCPGGSCRS